One genomic segment of Candidatus Methylomirabilota bacterium includes these proteins:
- a CDS encoding C40 family peptidase, with the protein MGRMIPGAAGCGLALALVLAALGCAKPLATLDMFEPAAGPSVLKQPETESSASRSRRVVAIARRHLGARYVWGGASPFGFDCSGFVMYVYSHMGVALPHSAAKQYRYGTPVPRERLEPGDVVFFDGLGHNGIYIGDGRFIHARRSGHGVIISGLDESWYRMRWVGGRRL; encoded by the coding sequence ATGGGGCGGATGATTCCCGGTGCGGCGGGCTGCGGCCTGGCGCTCGCTCTCGTACTCGCGGCGCTCGGCTGCGCGAAGCCGCTGGCGACCCTCGACATGTTCGAGCCGGCCGCCGGGCCATCGGTCCTCAAGCAACCCGAGACGGAGTCGTCGGCGTCGCGCTCCCGGCGCGTCGTCGCCATCGCCAGGAGGCACCTCGGCGCGCGGTACGTGTGGGGCGGCGCGAGCCCGTTCGGCTTCGACTGCTCCGGGTTCGTGATGTACGTCTACTCCCACATGGGCGTCGCGCTGCCCCACAGCGCGGCGAAGCAGTACCGGTACGGCACGCCCGTCCCGCGGGAGCGGCTCGAGCCCGGCGACGTCGTCTTCTTCGATGGGCTTGGTCACAACGGGATCTACATCGGGGACGGGCGCTTCATCCACGCCCGGCGGAGCGGTCACGGGGTCATCATCTCGGGCCTGGACGAGTCGTGGTACCGAATGCGCTGGGTCGGAGGTCGCCGCTTGTAG